The following proteins come from a genomic window of bacterium:
- a CDS encoding dihydroorotase produces the protein MKLLLKNGRLIDPKNNIDEKLDILAENGKVAQRGKSLKGSGCKVIDLNGRVVFPGFIDMHVHLREPGREDQETIETGTLAAAHGGFSSVVCMPNTEPPVDNEGIVELIYSQARANGVVNVFPVACVSRGRSGEDITEVGALKKAGAVALSDDGNTVMNSNLMRRALEYSSMFGIPVIDHCEDFSLSGDGVMNFSENSVRFGLKGIPSASEDIIVARDIILSEMTDAHVHLAHISTAGAVDLIRRARKKGLKVTAETAPHYFTLSDSYLKSFDTNFKMKPPLRTEEDRKAVIRGLEEGVIDAIASDHAPHVQHEKDVEFDFAPFGIIGLETSVGLTFTHLYHRKILNLTQIAERYSLNPAKILNFKDKGHLSEGADADFTVIDTEKNWTVKTDDFYSKSKNSPFVGWDLKGKPVLTIVGGKIAYNELP, from the coding sequence GTGAAACTGCTCCTTAAAAACGGTCGCCTTATAGACCCTAAAAATAATATTGATGAAAAACTGGACATTCTCGCCGAAAACGGAAAAGTGGCCCAGAGAGGAAAATCGCTGAAAGGATCCGGCTGTAAAGTGATAGATTTGAACGGGCGCGTGGTATTCCCGGGTTTTATAGACATGCATGTCCACTTAAGGGAACCCGGCAGGGAAGACCAGGAAACGATTGAAACAGGCACGCTTGCCGCCGCCCATGGCGGTTTTTCCTCTGTTGTCTGCATGCCCAATACAGAACCTCCCGTGGATAACGAGGGGATAGTTGAATTAATCTATTCCCAGGCGAGGGCGAATGGCGTTGTGAATGTGTTTCCTGTCGCGTGCGTATCCAGGGGAAGGTCCGGAGAAGATATAACGGAAGTGGGCGCCCTGAAAAAAGCGGGCGCGGTTGCCTTGTCGGATGACGGGAATACTGTAATGAACAGTAATTTGATGAGAAGGGCGCTTGAGTATTCCTCGATGTTCGGGATTCCGGTTATTGACCACTGTGAAGATTTCAGTCTTTCGGGCGACGGCGTTATGAATTTTTCCGAGAATTCCGTGCGTTTCGGGCTGAAAGGGATTCCCTCCGCATCCGAAGATATTATTGTTGCCAGGGATATTATCTTGAGCGAGATGACGGATGCCCATGTTCATTTAGCCCATATAAGCACTGCCGGAGCCGTTGATTTAATAAGAAGAGCCAGGAAGAAAGGCTTGAAAGTTACGGCGGAAACAGCGCCGCATTATTTTACCCTGTCCGATTCATACCTTAAAAGTTTTGACACTAACTTCAAGATGAAGCCTCCGCTGAGGACTGAAGAAGACCGCAAAGCCGTTATCAGAGGGTTGGAGGAAGGTGTAATTGACGCGATTGCATCGGACCATGCGCCGCATGTCCAGCATGAAAAGGATGTGGAATTCGATTTTGCCCCTTTCGGTATAATCGGACTTGAAACTTCGGTCGGGCTTACATTTACGCATCTTTACCACAGGAAGATCTTAAACCTGACGCAGATCGCGGAGAGGTACAGCCTGAATCCCGCGAAGATACTGAACTTTAAAGATAAGGGACACCTGTCTGAGGGGGCGGACGCTGATTTTACCGTTATTGACACGGAGAAAAACTGGACGGTAAAAACAGATGATTTTTATTCAAAGAGCAAAAACTCCCCTTTTGTCGGATGGGATTTAAAAGGGAAACCCGTTTTAACTATTGTCGGCGGAAAAATTGCTTATAATGAACTCCCGTGA
- the pyrF gene encoding orotidine-5'-phosphate decarboxylase → MKRKDRIIIALDFDSDTEALSLVGKLKGKINFFKVGSQLFTKCGGAVVEKIASLGADVFLDLKFHDIPNTVRGSAVSACSLGVKIFNVHASGGRKMMEEAVKAAKNHKPSPIVLGVTVLTSMSSDDLCETGVERKVEDQVLRLANLAKESGLDGVVSSAKEIEMIKKECGRDFIVLTPGIRPVWASADDQKRIVTPEIAFNKGADYIVIGRAVTSAPDPVEAADKILGEI, encoded by the coding sequence TTGAAGAGAAAAGACAGGATAATTATCGCGCTTGACTTTGACAGTGATACGGAAGCGCTGTCGCTTGTCGGGAAGTTAAAGGGGAAAATAAATTTTTTCAAGGTGGGGAGCCAGTTATTCACTAAATGCGGCGGCGCTGTTGTTGAAAAAATCGCTTCTCTCGGGGCGGATGTATTTTTGGACCTTAAATTCCACGATATCCCGAACACTGTAAGGGGCTCAGCGGTTTCGGCCTGCTCGCTCGGAGTTAAAATATTTAATGTGCATGCTTCCGGCGGCAGGAAGATGATGGAGGAAGCCGTTAAAGCGGCTAAAAATCATAAACCTTCTCCCATTGTTCTCGGTGTTACGGTGCTTACGAGCATGTCTTCCGATGACCTGTGTGAAACAGGAGTTGAAAGAAAAGTTGAAGACCAGGTCCTGCGGCTGGCAAATCTCGCTAAGGAGTCCGGACTGGACGGAGTTGTGTCTTCAGCAAAAGAGATAGAGATGATCAAGAAGGAATGCGGCAGGGATTTTATTGTCCTGACTCCCGGTATCAGGCCTGTCTGGGCTTCCGCGGACGACCAGAAGAGAATAGTAACCCCGGAAATTGCTTTTAATAAAGGGGCTGATTATATAGTTATCGGCAGAGCGGTTACGTCCGCGCCTGATCCTGTGGAAGCCGCTGATAAAATTCTCGGCGAAATCTGA
- a CDS encoding HEAT repeat domain-containing protein has protein sequence MLKILKIFLAVFLILFSSRLPADEVSGLIGQLGDRNSDVRYEAAVELGNKADRRAVKPLILLLDDKDWRVKGAAIHSLGQLKDGRAVKYIIDNLKDEDRYVRWEAAKALGEIGEQRAVSPLLRLLDDKDWYVRGAASYALGQLGDKRGIRPLIRNLSGKDRYVVLESAKALASLKSEDAVGPLEKLLSDDDRYIREEAVRALGEIGDENAVDDIAQLFSDDVGEIRDAAALALGKIGKSAVNVCLEKLKSADVNERVASLKALGDIKDEKTALYVMAALNDKSEKVREQAAVALGKMKDKKSIDPLIEKVEKDTSSAVQIASADALIEIGDSAVKPLVLVLLEKLKEDDSSIQTSAAETLGKTGKDGVKLLIKALKDPHSNVRWGAAKALGDIGDSSALIPLSGLATDQNIRVRQESVSAVEKIKRAASAFTLVR, from the coding sequence ATGCTAAAAATCCTGAAAATATTTCTTGCTGTTTTTCTCATCCTGTTTTCTTCGCGTTTACCGGCGGATGAAGTGTCCGGTTTGATAGGACAGTTAGGGGACAGGAACAGCGATGTCCGTTATGAAGCCGCGGTAGAACTCGGGAATAAAGCTGACAGGAGGGCTGTAAAGCCTCTTATCCTGCTTCTTGACGACAAGGACTGGAGGGTCAAAGGAGCGGCTATCCATTCATTGGGACAGCTTAAAGACGGGCGCGCGGTAAAATATATCATTGACAATTTAAAGGATGAAGACAGGTACGTGAGGTGGGAAGCGGCCAAAGCCCTGGGAGAGATAGGAGAACAGAGGGCTGTCTCCCCGCTATTGAGACTTCTTGATGATAAAGACTGGTATGTCAGGGGGGCTGCTTCTTATGCTCTCGGGCAGCTGGGAGATAAAAGAGGAATAAGGCCTCTCATAAGGAATTTATCAGGGAAAGACAGGTATGTTGTCCTTGAATCCGCGAAGGCCCTCGCCTCCTTAAAATCCGAAGACGCGGTTGGTCCGCTTGAAAAGCTTCTTTCAGACGATGACAGGTATATAAGAGAAGAAGCTGTCCGCGCGCTTGGAGAAATAGGCGATGAAAACGCTGTGGATGATATAGCGCAGCTTTTTTCCGATGATGTCGGCGAGATAAGAGATGCGGCGGCGCTGGCTTTGGGGAAAATAGGGAAAAGCGCGGTGAATGTTTGTCTGGAGAAGCTGAAAAGCGCGGATGTGAATGAGAGAGTCGCTTCTTTAAAAGCTTTGGGCGATATAAAAGATGAAAAGACGGCGCTTTATGTTATGGCGGCGTTAAATGACAAAAGCGAAAAGGTAAGGGAACAGGCCGCTGTCGCCCTGGGTAAAATGAAAGATAAAAAGTCCATAGACCCGTTGATAGAAAAGGTTGAAAAGGATACAAGCAGCGCTGTTCAGATAGCATCCGCTGATGCTTTGATTGAGATCGGAGATTCTGCCGTAAAACCTCTTGTCCTTGTACTGCTGGAAAAATTAAAAGAGGATGATTCTTCCATTCAGACAAGCGCGGCGGAAACTTTAGGAAAAACAGGCAAGGACGGGGTTAAATTGCTGATAAAAGCTTTGAAAGATCCCCATAGTAACGTCAGGTGGGGAGCCGCAAAAGCGCTGGGGGACATCGGTGACTCAAGCGCGTTAATCCCTTTGTCGGGCCTGGCTACCGATCAAAATATCAGGGTAAGGCAGGAATCTGTCTCAGCCGTTGAAAAAATAAAAAGAGCGGCGTCCGCTTTTACTCTTGTCCGATAA
- the pyrR gene encoding bifunctional pyr operon transcriptional regulator/uracil phosphoribosyltransferase PyrR, translating to MAAIIKIMDKEDISRAITRMAHEIIEKNKKAEDIVIVGVRTRGVQLAERLLSKLSAITKRKIPFGILDITFYRDDLDRIDEQPVVHSTEINDDLTDKVVILVDDVLYSGRTVRAALNALMDFGRPKKIELAVLIDRGHRELPVKADYVGKNVPTAKDEKITLYLEETDKVDDKVTLERRDE from the coding sequence ATGGCTGCGATTATAAAAATTATGGATAAGGAAGATATCTCAAGGGCTATCACCAGGATGGCCCATGAGATTATAGAGAAAAATAAAAAGGCGGAGGATATCGTGATCGTCGGCGTGAGGACGCGTGGAGTCCAGCTTGCCGAAAGGCTTTTGAGCAAGCTTTCGGCGATTACAAAGCGGAAAATACCGTTTGGGATACTCGATATAACTTTTTACCGGGATGATCTTGACAGGATTGACGAACAGCCGGTGGTCCACAGCACGGAGATTAACGATGACCTTACGGATAAGGTTGTGATTTTAGTGGATGATGTACTTTATTCCGGCAGGACCGTGAGGGCGGCTTTGAACGCGTTAATGGATTTCGGCCGGCCGAAAAAAATAGAACTTGCGGTTTTGATTGACCGTGGGCACAGGGAACTTCCTGTAAAAGCCGATTATGTGGGAAAAAATGTCCCTACGGCAAAGGATGAGAAAATAACGCTGTATTTGGAGGAAACCGATAAGGTGGATGACAAGGTTACATTGGAGAGGCGAGATGAATAA
- a CDS encoding dihydroorotate dehydrogenase electron transfer subunit → MNSREKLSSEKIFFGLREVININEIVKGTFLVEISSSAQLSKSGPGQFVYIIPKTQKRTILPRPLCIADADADTVKLIFKVKGKGTLYLSELSKGDKISVMGPLGKGFQAVNEPVLLAGGGLGAAPLYFLAKKLRNNEKTSLVLGFKNKDEAYFINEFKSVLRNVFVCTDDGSLGSRGNVTGKIGEIIKDEKIICACGPRPMLKSLSAFAGENKMRIFVSLEERMGCGMGACLGCVVKIRSGGKEEYQRVCKEGPVFDGSKVIY, encoded by the coding sequence ATGAACTCCCGTGAAAAACTTAGCAGCGAGAAGATATTCTTCGGCCTGAGAGAAGTAATAAATATTAATGAAATAGTTAAAGGGACTTTTCTGGTTGAAATAAGTTCATCAGCCCAGTTATCAAAGTCCGGACCCGGGCAGTTTGTATATATTATTCCCAAAACACAGAAAAGAACGATTCTTCCCAGGCCCCTCTGCATAGCCGATGCGGATGCCGATACCGTTAAATTGATATTTAAGGTTAAGGGAAAAGGCACATTGTATCTTTCCGAGTTAAGCAAGGGAGATAAGATTTCCGTGATGGGCCCTCTCGGAAAAGGGTTTCAGGCAGTGAATGAGCCTGTCCTGCTCGCGGGCGGGGGATTAGGCGCCGCTCCTCTGTATTTTCTCGCGAAGAAACTCCGGAATAATGAAAAGACTTCTCTGGTCCTCGGTTTTAAAAACAAGGATGAAGCGTATTTTATCAATGAATTCAAATCTGTTTTGCGGAATGTTTTTGTATGTACTGATGACGGCAGCCTGGGCAGCAGGGGGAATGTAACCGGAAAAATCGGTGAGATAATCAAGGATGAAAAAATCATTTGCGCGTGCGGCCCCAGGCCCATGCTTAAGTCACTGTCGGCTTTTGCCGGGGAAAACAAAATGAGGATTTTCGTGTCTCTTGAGGAAAGGATGGGCTGCGGGATGGGAGCATGCCTTGGATGCGTTGTTAAAATACGGTCCGGCGGCAAAGAAGAATATCAGAGAGTGTGCAAAGAAGGGCCTGTCTTTGACGGGAGTAAAGTGATTTATTGA
- a CDS encoding dihydroorotate dehydrogenase, translating to MINIDISTAVGGLKLKNPVMPASGTWGYGEEYAEFYNPGELGAVVVKGTTLEPRHGNEPPRIAETPAGMLNSVGLQNVGVEKFISEKLPFLKDNKCVVIANIAGDSIDDYAAIAERLDAEKDVSAVEVNISCPNVSKGGIAFGVGADTASGVIKSVRKKYKRVLIAKLSPNVTDIVEIARACIDSGADALTLINTVKGMSIDINNRKPLLPNCTGGLSGPAIKPIALRMVYEVKKATGADIIGVGGIECFEDALEFIMAGANAVQVGTANFYNPLVMPEIIGGFRKYLAENKISSLKELIGVAVH from the coding sequence GTGATAAATATTGATATATCTACCGCAGTCGGCGGATTAAAGTTAAAAAATCCGGTTATGCCCGCGTCGGGAACATGGGGTTACGGCGAAGAATATGCTGAATTTTATAATCCCGGTGAATTAGGCGCTGTAGTTGTCAAAGGGACGACGCTTGAGCCGCGGCATGGAAACGAACCTCCCAGAATCGCCGAAACGCCTGCGGGAATGCTTAATTCCGTGGGGCTTCAAAATGTCGGCGTTGAAAAATTCATTTCGGAAAAACTCCCGTTTTTAAAAGACAATAAATGCGTAGTAATTGCCAATATAGCCGGCGATAGCATTGATGACTATGCCGCAATAGCGGAGCGGCTTGACGCCGAAAAAGATGTTTCGGCTGTTGAAGTGAATATTTCCTGCCCGAATGTAAGCAAAGGCGGGATTGCCTTCGGGGTCGGGGCTGATACCGCGTCCGGCGTGATTAAGTCCGTAAGGAAAAAGTATAAACGCGTATTAATAGCGAAACTTTCGCCCAATGTCACGGATATAGTCGAGATTGCCCGGGCCTGCATCGATTCCGGCGCGGACGCGCTAACATTGATTAATACGGTTAAAGGAATGTCTATAGACATAAATAACAGGAAGCCTCTGCTTCCGAATTGCACAGGCGGCCTCAGCGGGCCCGCAATAAAACCGATAGCGCTGAGGATGGTATATGAAGTGAAAAAAGCCACGGGCGCTGATATAATCGGGGTAGGCGGGATTGAATGTTTTGAAGACGCCCTTGAATTTATTATGGCGGGAGCAAATGCTGTTCAGGTCGGAACAGCCAATTTTTACAATCCTCTTGTAATGCCTGAGATTATCGGCGGATTCAGGAAATATTTAGCGGAGAATAAAATATCTTCCCTCAAAGAGTTAATCGGAGTTGCCGTACATTGA
- a CDS encoding aspartate carbamoyltransferase catalytic subunit, with product MNKFVWKRKDLLGLEELTADEIFHILDTSKSFYEISTRAIKKVPVLRGKTVVNLFFEPSTRTKTSFELAEKRMSADIVNVSTSGSSLTKGETLIDTVKNLAAYKIDILVMRHSVPGSAHMLSKILEASVVNAGDGAHEHPTQGLLDIFTIRQKKGRIENLKVAIVGDILHSRVARSNIWGLTKLGAEVILVGPTTLVPKYFESMGVKISHNFDDIIGDVDVINMLRIQKERQKKNLFPSLREYSDLYGLDERRVKKIKKDAIIMHPGPINRGVEMSASVADGPFSVILDQVTNGLAVRMAVFFLVTGGRKGKGVM from the coding sequence ATGAATAAGTTTGTATGGAAAAGGAAAGATTTGCTCGGGCTGGAGGAATTAACCGCCGATGAGATTTTCCATATCCTTGATACTTCCAAGTCCTTCTACGAGATATCAACCCGCGCGATAAAGAAAGTCCCTGTTTTAAGGGGAAAAACGGTTGTTAACCTCTTTTTTGAACCGAGCACCAGGACGAAAACATCTTTCGAACTTGCGGAAAAAAGGATGAGCGCGGACATTGTCAATGTTTCGACTTCAGGCAGCAGCCTTACTAAGGGGGAAACATTGATAGATACCGTGAAAAACCTGGCCGCTTATAAAATAGATATACTTGTGATGAGACATTCTGTTCCCGGTTCCGCGCATATGCTTTCGAAAATACTTGAGGCTTCGGTTGTCAATGCGGGCGACGGGGCGCATGAACATCCGACGCAGGGTCTTCTGGATATTTTTACCATAAGGCAGAAAAAAGGCAGGATTGAAAACCTGAAAGTCGCGATTGTGGGAGATATACTGCACAGCCGGGTTGCCCGTTCCAACATCTGGGGACTTACGAAATTAGGGGCCGAAGTGATACTTGTAGGGCCGACAACGCTTGTCCCGAAATATTTTGAATCCATGGGCGTGAAAATCTCTCATAACTTTGACGATATAATAGGCGATGTGGATGTGATAAATATGCTCAGGATACAGAAAGAGCGCCAGAAAAAAAATCTTTTCCCTTCACTGAGAGAGTATTCGGACCTTTACGGCCTTGATGAAAGAAGAGTAAAAAAGATAAAAAAAGATGCTATCATCATGCACCCGGGCCCCATTAACAGGGGGGTTGAGATGTCGGCATCGGTCGCGGACGGTCCTTTTTCCGTAATCCTTGACCAGGTTACGAACGGGCTGGCGGTCAGGATGGCTGTTTTCTTCCTTGTTACCGGCGGCAGAAAAGGTAAAGGTGTAATGTGA